A region from the Arachis ipaensis cultivar K30076 chromosome B01, Araip1.1, whole genome shotgun sequence genome encodes:
- the LOC107626410 gene encoding deoxyhypusine hydroxylase: MMASSDDAVFTSSMDTEKFLCNLLLDSTQPISDRFRALFSLRNLKGQAPRHALILATRDSSNLLAHEAAFALGQMQETEAIPALAAVLNDLSLHPIVRHEAAEALGAIGSYGNIPLLKSCLDLDPAQEVRETCELALERIRHLKDAGNSDDLSTNDISPFKSVDPAAPACSCTSVQQLREILLDEEKGMYERYAALFALRNDGGEEAVAAIIDSLGSKSALLRHEVAYVLGQLQDKAASAALSNILKDVNEHPMVRHEAAEALGSIADDQSVALLEEFAADPEPLVSESCQVALSMLEYERSGKSFEFLFIRTPTVH, translated from the exons ACGCCGTTTTCACTTCGTCAATGGACACCGAGAAGTTCCTCTGCAACTTGTTGCTGGATTCCACGCAACCCATCTCTGACCGCTTCAGAGCTCTCTTCTCCCTTCGCAACCTCAAAGGACAAGCCCCTCGCCACGCCCTCATTCTCG CCACGAGAGATTCATCGAATTTGTTGGCACATGAAGCCGCATTTGCGCTGGGCCAAATGCAGGAAACCGAAGCCATTCCAGCTTTGGCAGCAGTTCTAAATGACCTTTCTTTGCATCCAATTGTTCGCCATGAG GCAGCTGAAGCACTTGGTGCTATTGGTTCATATGGTAACATTCCCCTGTTGAAGAGTTGTTTGGATTTAGATCCGGCTCAGGAGGTCCGCGAAACTTGTGAGTTGGCTCTTGAACGTATTCGGCATTTAAAAGATGCTGGAAATAGTGATGATTTGTCTACAAATGATATTTCACCTTTTAAGTCAGTCGATCCAGCTGCACCGGCATGCTCATGTACCTCGGTACAACAATTGAG GGAAATACTTCTGGATGAAGAAAAAGGGATGTATGAGAGATATGCAGCTCTTTTTGCACTTAGAAATGATGGTGGAGAGGAAGCTGTTGCTGCTATTATCGATTCATTGGGTTCAAAAAGCGCTCTTTTACGTCATGAG GTTGCATATGTTCTGGGTCAGTTGCAAGACAAAGCTGCTTCAGCTGCGCTATCCAACATACTTAAAGATGTGAATGAGCACCCAATGGTTAGACATGAAGCTGCTGAAGCTCTTGGGTCAATTGCAG ATGACCAAAGTGTAGCCCTTCTTGAGGAGTTTGCAGCGGATCCGGAGCCTCTTGTCTCTGAAAGCTGTCAAGTTGCACTAAGCATGCTAGAATATGAACGATCAGGGAAATCATTTGAG TTTCTCTTTATTCGCACTCCAACTGTGCATTGA
- the LOC110269962 gene encoding serine/threonine-protein phosphatase 7 long form homolog encodes MDGPLILLFVWAWERMPLLAPIPRDQLGDVGIPLARRWSHWRRHTRYIRRPTAHFRRGLDDMGVDDFIWRPYMGVWVPDVLAAQLVMCSTQSPLVSFECIEWHPTDRVRRQFEMQQLPPGPAFDLGRDHCKRLTGAQNHDWREIYSQWVNRWRSDRYNTLQLGEEIIDFHPLPVYYEWYTQQYRIHLRLSDRVAGEEAGADEPQQQQEDAAGPQQQVPPHEQ; translated from the exons ATGGACGGCCCACTGATACTGCTTTTTGTTTGGGCGTGGGAGCGTATGCCGCTCCTGGCACCTATACCCCGCGATCAGCTCGGCGACGTCGGTATTCCACTTGCGCGAAG GTGGAGCCATTGGCGCCGACATACACGATATATCCGGAGGCCTACTGCGCATTTTAGGCGAGGACTCGACGACATGGGAGTTGACGAT TTTATATGGCGGCCGTATATGGGAGTGTGGGTTCCGGATGTCCTCGCTGCTCAGTTGGTTATGTGCTCCACGCAGTCGCCGCTAGTGTCCTTCGAGTGCATAGAATGGCACCCGACAGACCGAGTTAGGCGACAGTTCGAGATGCAACAGCTTCCACCAGGCCCGGCGTTCGACCTTGGTCGTGATCATTGCAAGCGGTTGACAGGAGCACAGAACCATGACTGGAGAGAGATTTACAGTCAATGGGTTAACAGGTGGAGATCTGACCGCTATAACACATTGCAATTAGGCGAGGAGATTATTGACTTTCATCCTCTCCCAGTGTACTATGAGTGGTACACACAGCAGTATAGGATTCACCTGCGACTGTCAGATAGAGTTGCAGGTGAAGAGGCTGGCGCCGATGAACCACAGCAGCAACAGGAAGACGCAGCTGGTCCTCAGCAGCAAGTCCCGCCTCATGAGCAATAG